In Rhipicephalus microplus isolate Deutch F79 chromosome 7, USDA_Rmic, whole genome shotgun sequence, one genomic interval encodes:
- the LOC142767296 gene encoding uncharacterized protein LOC142767296 isoform X2: protein MPAADPVTEPDPSCKARFGDLFTQLVTEKVVLSKGDILLMALKHAVKNNLTLLGLTSLIDLINRIFDKPILPHSQYHLHKLFSETGTTMTFFFFCPRCFSHIGSLETNSYLKCSKCSHTTFVSSLSDAPFFVTLDVESQLQRLLKDCDLLDLTKPLPTNGTFSDIWDGTMYRTFVAESQHCGPRISFSLNADGTPLFKSSGTSIWPIQLIVNELPPQQRMSKLVLAALWFWKEKPNMALFQGTFVEKMNELCENGVELQRQGRVEKYKVYCICSSVDSVARAPMQGVTQFNGYFGCNWCLQRGERAGGATKYPVEEVEPTERSELQMLNDMEIALKGGVPVQGVKTVSPLINLPHFNIVWSFVPDYMHCVLLGVARQFLELWFNSDSACSISRHQHIVDRRLMSIKPPMDVKRLPRPTKERKWWKAKELESWLLCYSVPVLHGILEKPYMQHWACLVEALHIMLQRAISPTELTIAEGLLLEFHVRAELLFGKSVMTFNMHQLTHIAKSVRHWGPLWAHSAFPFEAGNGSLKKAVKAANGIPHQVCRVLQMESMVVELQRQAISPSVAEYCSSFDGTKTQKSVLSSGGYRFFGHGSRRASAGLQPSLHDTTLEFTKYRRMLAKGSIITDSMYASNKRTNSSVVELQNGHFVIVEEIYHGSDNKAYISARKLSCSPVMYNLVAMSHVLKVNHKAANTSLVECSEIRKVVVFVELERASYVCFPPSSFTL from the exons ATG CCTGCTGCAGATCCAGTGACAGAGCCTGATCCATCTTGCAAGGCACGCTTTGGAGACCTTTTTACACAACTTGTCACTGAGAAAGTGGTTCTTTCGAAGGGAGATATTCTCCTAATGGCACTAAAGCATGCTGTGAAGAATAATTTGACTCTTTTGGGTTTAACTAGCTTAATAGATTTAATTAACAGAATTTTTGATAAACCTATATTACCTCACTCACAGTATCACCTACATAAACTTTTTAGCGAAACTGGCACCACtatgacttttttctttttttgtccgaGATGCTTTTCGCATATTGGCAGTCTTGAGACAAATTCTTACTTGAAATGCTCGAAGTGCAGTCACACAACTTTTGTGTCTTCCCTTTCGGATGCCCCCTTTTTTGTCACTCTCGATGTGGAGTCGCAACTTCAAAGGCTACTTAAGGACTGTGATCTTCTTGATTTAACAAAGCCCCTTCCGACGAATGGGACATTTTCAGACATCTGGGATGGTACAATGTATCGTACTTTTGTAGCCGAATCTCAACACTGTGGACCAAGAATCAGTTTCTCGTTGAATGCAGATGGGACCCCGCTTTTCAAATCAAGTGGGACATCAATTTGGCCCATCCAGCTAATTGTTAATGAGCTCCCTCCACAGCAAAGAATGTCCAAATTGGTCCTGGCCGCATTGTGGTTCTGGAAAGAAAAGCCAAACATGGCACTTTTCCAAGGTACTTTTGTTGAGAAAATGAACGAGCTGTGTGAGAATGGCGTTGAATTACAACGTCAAGGAAGGGTTGAAAAATATAAGGTCTATTGTATCTGTTCAAGTGTAGATTCTGTTGCTAGGGCACCGATGCAAGGTGTAACCCAATTTAATGGGTATTTTGGATGTAATTGGTGTCTCCAAAGAGGTGAGAGAGCTGGCGGGGCAACTAAATACCCAGTTGAGGAAGTTGAACCCACAGAAAGAAGTGAGCTCCAAATGCTAAATGACATGGAGATTGCTTTGAAAGGGGGGGTGCCTGTGCAAGGAGTCAAAACAGTGTCACCGTTGATAAACCTGCCCCATTTTAACATAGTGTGGAGCTTTGTGCCAGACTATATGCACTGTGTCTTGCTGGGGGTAGCGCGCCAGTTCCTAGAATTGTGGTTCAATTctgatagtgcctgttcaataagcCGACATCAGCACATAGTGGACCGCAGGCTTATGTCTATTAAGCCACCAATGGATGTGAAGCGATTGCCGAGGCCGACAAAAGAGCGGAAATGGTGGAAGGCCAAGGAACTTGAGAGCTGGCTACTTTGTTACAGTGTCCCTGTTTTGCATGGCATTCTTGAGAAGCCATACATGCAACACTGGGCTTGCCTAGTTGAAGCCTTGCACATAATGTTGCAGCGTGCAATCAGCCCAACTGAGCTCACCATTGCCGAGGGGCTATTGTTGGAGTTTCATGTGCGTGCAGAACTGCTGTTTGGCAAGTCAGTCATGACATTCAACATGCACCAACTGACTCATATAGCAAAGAGTGTGCGCCACTGGGGACCACTTTGGGCACACAGTGCGTTCCCATTTGAAGCTGGGAACGGCAGCCTAAAAAAAGCTGTAAAAGCAGCTAACGGAATTCCCCATCAAGTCTGCCGAGTCCTACAGATGGAAAGCATGGTAGTAGAACTTCAACGGCAGGCTATCAGTCCAAGTGTAGCAGAGTACTGCTCGTCTTTTGATGgcacaaaaacgcaaaaaagcgtaCTTAGTAGTGGTGGCTACCGTTTTTTCGGACACGGTTCCCGACGTGCATCAGCAGGTTTGCAGCCATCTTTACATGACACTACCCTTGAGTTCACCAAATACAGAAGAATGTTGGCGAAGGGATCAATTATCACTGATAGCATGTATGCATCTAACAAGAGGACCAATAGCTCTGTTGTTGAACTTCAAAATGGGCATTTTGTTATTGTTGAAGAAATATACCATGGCAGCGACAACAAAGCATATATATCTGCAAGGAAATTAAGCTGCAGTCCAGTGATGTACAACTTGGTGGCCATGTCACATGTGCTGAAAGTAAATCACAAGGCAGCGAATACATCACTGGTCGAATGCTCTGAAATCAGAAAGGTGGTTGTGTTTGTGGAACTCGAAAGAGCTTCCTATGTATGCTTCCCTCCAAGTTCCTTTACATTGTAA
- the LOC142767296 gene encoding uncharacterized protein LOC142767296 isoform X1, giving the protein MQPAADPVTEPDPSCKARFGDLFTQLVTEKVVLSKGDILLMALKHAVKNNLTLLGLTSLIDLINRIFDKPILPHSQYHLHKLFSETGTTMTFFFFCPRCFSHIGSLETNSYLKCSKCSHTTFVSSLSDAPFFVTLDVESQLQRLLKDCDLLDLTKPLPTNGTFSDIWDGTMYRTFVAESQHCGPRISFSLNADGTPLFKSSGTSIWPIQLIVNELPPQQRMSKLVLAALWFWKEKPNMALFQGTFVEKMNELCENGVELQRQGRVEKYKVYCICSSVDSVARAPMQGVTQFNGYFGCNWCLQRGERAGGATKYPVEEVEPTERSELQMLNDMEIALKGGVPVQGVKTVSPLINLPHFNIVWSFVPDYMHCVLLGVARQFLELWFNSDSACSISRHQHIVDRRLMSIKPPMDVKRLPRPTKERKWWKAKELESWLLCYSVPVLHGILEKPYMQHWACLVEALHIMLQRAISPTELTIAEGLLLEFHVRAELLFGKSVMTFNMHQLTHIAKSVRHWGPLWAHSAFPFEAGNGSLKKAVKAANGIPHQVCRVLQMESMVVELQRQAISPSVAEYCSSFDGTKTQKSVLSSGGYRFFGHGSRRASAGLQPSLHDTTLEFTKYRRMLAKGSIITDSMYASNKRTNSSVVELQNGHFVIVEEIYHGSDNKAYISARKLSCSPVMYNLVAMSHVLKVNHKAANTSLVECSEIRKVVVFVELERASYVCFPPSSFTL; this is encoded by the exons ATG caGCCTGCTGCAGATCCAGTGACAGAGCCTGATCCATCTTGCAAGGCACGCTTTGGAGACCTTTTTACACAACTTGTCACTGAGAAAGTGGTTCTTTCGAAGGGAGATATTCTCCTAATGGCACTAAAGCATGCTGTGAAGAATAATTTGACTCTTTTGGGTTTAACTAGCTTAATAGATTTAATTAACAGAATTTTTGATAAACCTATATTACCTCACTCACAGTATCACCTACATAAACTTTTTAGCGAAACTGGCACCACtatgacttttttctttttttgtccgaGATGCTTTTCGCATATTGGCAGTCTTGAGACAAATTCTTACTTGAAATGCTCGAAGTGCAGTCACACAACTTTTGTGTCTTCCCTTTCGGATGCCCCCTTTTTTGTCACTCTCGATGTGGAGTCGCAACTTCAAAGGCTACTTAAGGACTGTGATCTTCTTGATTTAACAAAGCCCCTTCCGACGAATGGGACATTTTCAGACATCTGGGATGGTACAATGTATCGTACTTTTGTAGCCGAATCTCAACACTGTGGACCAAGAATCAGTTTCTCGTTGAATGCAGATGGGACCCCGCTTTTCAAATCAAGTGGGACATCAATTTGGCCCATCCAGCTAATTGTTAATGAGCTCCCTCCACAGCAAAGAATGTCCAAATTGGTCCTGGCCGCATTGTGGTTCTGGAAAGAAAAGCCAAACATGGCACTTTTCCAAGGTACTTTTGTTGAGAAAATGAACGAGCTGTGTGAGAATGGCGTTGAATTACAACGTCAAGGAAGGGTTGAAAAATATAAGGTCTATTGTATCTGTTCAAGTGTAGATTCTGTTGCTAGGGCACCGATGCAAGGTGTAACCCAATTTAATGGGTATTTTGGATGTAATTGGTGTCTCCAAAGAGGTGAGAGAGCTGGCGGGGCAACTAAATACCCAGTTGAGGAAGTTGAACCCACAGAAAGAAGTGAGCTCCAAATGCTAAATGACATGGAGATTGCTTTGAAAGGGGGGGTGCCTGTGCAAGGAGTCAAAACAGTGTCACCGTTGATAAACCTGCCCCATTTTAACATAGTGTGGAGCTTTGTGCCAGACTATATGCACTGTGTCTTGCTGGGGGTAGCGCGCCAGTTCCTAGAATTGTGGTTCAATTctgatagtgcctgttcaataagcCGACATCAGCACATAGTGGACCGCAGGCTTATGTCTATTAAGCCACCAATGGATGTGAAGCGATTGCCGAGGCCGACAAAAGAGCGGAAATGGTGGAAGGCCAAGGAACTTGAGAGCTGGCTACTTTGTTACAGTGTCCCTGTTTTGCATGGCATTCTTGAGAAGCCATACATGCAACACTGGGCTTGCCTAGTTGAAGCCTTGCACATAATGTTGCAGCGTGCAATCAGCCCAACTGAGCTCACCATTGCCGAGGGGCTATTGTTGGAGTTTCATGTGCGTGCAGAACTGCTGTTTGGCAAGTCAGTCATGACATTCAACATGCACCAACTGACTCATATAGCAAAGAGTGTGCGCCACTGGGGACCACTTTGGGCACACAGTGCGTTCCCATTTGAAGCTGGGAACGGCAGCCTAAAAAAAGCTGTAAAAGCAGCTAACGGAATTCCCCATCAAGTCTGCCGAGTCCTACAGATGGAAAGCATGGTAGTAGAACTTCAACGGCAGGCTATCAGTCCAAGTGTAGCAGAGTACTGCTCGTCTTTTGATGgcacaaaaacgcaaaaaagcgtaCTTAGTAGTGGTGGCTACCGTTTTTTCGGACACGGTTCCCGACGTGCATCAGCAGGTTTGCAGCCATCTTTACATGACACTACCCTTGAGTTCACCAAATACAGAAGAATGTTGGCGAAGGGATCAATTATCACTGATAGCATGTATGCATCTAACAAGAGGACCAATAGCTCTGTTGTTGAACTTCAAAATGGGCATTTTGTTATTGTTGAAGAAATATACCATGGCAGCGACAACAAAGCATATATATCTGCAAGGAAATTAAGCTGCAGTCCAGTGATGTACAACTTGGTGGCCATGTCACATGTGCTGAAAGTAAATCACAAGGCAGCGAATACATCACTGGTCGAATGCTCTGAAATCAGAAAGGTGGTTGTGTTTGTGGAACTCGAAAGAGCTTCCTATGTATGCTTCCCTCCAAGTTCCTTTACATTGTAA
- the LOC142767296 gene encoding uncharacterized protein LOC142767296 isoform X3: MERGPKKRKRGPYKTYLNPKSQFQLPRSTARACPPTGASPSMPSSSDEADSDTERADPPSRTTSLKSRNSHIASPGSERPESEEDFPESDNEPVTSSGGRLGSSAGSAMEAPAAAPEAQEQRNSADPSQKFPAREPHAPADEVILLRLIS; this comes from the exons ATGGAGCGCggtccgaagaaaagaaagagaggacccTACAAGACTTATTTAAATCCCAAGTCTCAGTTCCAGCTACCAAGGAGCACCGCACGCGCTTGCCCGCCGACC GGTGCCAGCCCTAGCATGCCTTCTTCGAGTGATGAGGCAGACAGCGACACTGAAAGGGCAGATCCACCAAGTCGAACAACATCACTGAAGAGCCGGAATAGTCACATAGCTAGTCCGGGCTCCGAACGTCCGGAAAGTGAAGAAGATTTCCCCGAGTCCGATAATGAGCCG GTAACGTCAAGTGGAGGCCGGTTAGGCTCGTCAGCTGGCAGTGCTATGGAAGCTCCTGCTGCAGCCCCTGAAGCACAAGAGCAGAGGAACAGCGCTGATCCGTCACAGAAATTTCCTGCACGCGAGCCTCACGCCccagcagatgaagttattttactAAGGCTTATCAGTTAA
- the LOC119175647 gene encoding uncharacterized protein LOC119175647 — MITHVRVRYEDDKKIGTVPIEDVKDFFPRHQQDFKSKSLYLVKWTDDSGDSDYYRARILALGESEDFAETEARERTRIPKRVYSPASSDYENEAESPIKEKTKNKTTSGAEARLLQLLKSKKENMKRQAKNQDGPHSKKHHKEAMDSGRLQGAHETIDNLEEQVEKKSTIIRQLRKQNEEKDREMAQLRRLNMELQDKVISALEDMKGCRIMKRIMDGSQSSPSVSEDLQDTLTERALRPGSSNPQPNDSETMVDIGRGLMVKKGAWEHVQSHHKDSLFVKDLLVTIWSKDNLKERSLHGKHCPRYPNRPRKAPLTPWKLDVMRDCYRARLEHQGVPAGVLPLAVKQMNHFIVEKLSDIEKLAKRAKDNQGVAEV; from the exons atgattaccCACGTTCGAGTCCGGTACgaagatgataaaaaaattgGAACGGTGCCAATAGAAGACGTTAAAGATTTCTTCCCCCGTCACCAGCAAGACTTCAAGTCCAAATCCCTCTATTTAGTCAAATGGACGGACGACAGTGGAGACAGCGATTACTATAGGGCCCGGATTCTGGCACTGGGAG AATCGGAGGACTTCGCGGAGACAGAGGCCAGAGAGAGAACGCGTATTCCGAAGAGGGTTTATTCGCCGGCGTCTTCGGACTACGAGAATGAAGCGGAG AGCCCTatcaaagaaaaaacgaaaaacaaaacaacaagtgGTGCAGAGGCACGCCTGCTTCAGCttttaaaaagcaagaaagaaaatatgaAGAGGCAGGCGAAAAATCAAGATGGGCCACATTCTAAAAAGCACCACAAAGAAGCAATGGACAGTGGGCGCCTTCAGGGGGCTCATGAAACCATTGATAACCTTGAAGAGCAGGTAGAGAAAAAATCTACCATCATTCGCCAACTGcgaaaacaaaatgaagaaaaagacagGGAGATGGCTCAACTCAGAAGACTGAACATGGAGCTTCAGGACAAGGTTATTTCTGCACTGGAAGACATGAAAG GCTGCAGAATTATGAAAAGGATCATGGATGGCAGCCAGTCGAGCCCCTCCGTGTCTGAGGATCTACAAGACACCTTGACAGAGCGAGCCCTTCGCCCAGGTTCATCCAATCCGCAACCGAATGACAGTGAAACAATG GTGGACATTGGACGAGGGCTTATGGTCAAGAAAGGTGCATGGGAACATGTGCAGTCCCATCATAAGGATTCCTTATTTGTCAAGGACCTGCTAGTCACCATCTGGTCGAAAGACAACCTTAAGGAGCGCTCCCTGCATG GAAAACATTGTCCACGGTACCCTAACCGTCCACGCAAGGCTCCCCTAACACCGTGGAAGTTGGACGTAATGCGTG ACTGCTACAGAGCACGTCTGGAGCATCAAGGCGTGCCTGCAGGAGTACTGCCGTTGGCAGTCAAACAGATGAACCACTTCATTGTTGAGAAGCTTTCAGATATTGAGAAGCTTGCCAAGCG GGCGAAGGACAACCAGGGCGTTGCGGAAGTTTAA